Proteins co-encoded in one Corvus moneduloides isolate bCorMon1 chromosome 7, bCorMon1.pri, whole genome shotgun sequence genomic window:
- the LOC116446840 gene encoding 5-hydroxytryptamine receptor 5B-like, with the protein MAETLSPCSPRGQCQPSMDANTSSANMDANASSSVVGGSVWRGREPFSIFTVLILTLLVLLTVATFLWNLLVLATILRVKAFHRVPHNLVASTAVSDVLVAALVMPLSLVKELSAGRRWRLGRELCLVWVCFDVLCCTASIWNVTAIALDRYWFITRQLQYTLLARRRISNVMIALTWLLSAAISLAPLLGWGETYSPEQERCQVSQDPSYTIVSTGGAFYLPLCVVLFVYWKIYKASKFHMGGRRRNAVVPLPEVKEASQEPQMVFTARRAAITFQTDGETWREQKEKKAALMVGILIGVFVLCWIPFFITALISPLCSCNIPPVWKSIFLWLGYSNSFFNPLIYTAFNKNYNNAFKNLFVKQR; encoded by the exons ATGGCGGAGACCCTGAGCCCCTGCTCCCCACGGGGCCAGTGCCAGCCCAGCATGGATGCCAACACCTCGTCCGCCAACATGGACGCCAACGCCTCCTCCTCGGTGGTGGGAGGCAGCGTGTGGAGGGGCCGGGAGCCCTTCTCCATCTTCACCGTCCTCATCCTGACCCTGCTGGTGCTCCTGACCGTGGCCACCTTCCTCTGGAACCTGCTGGTGCTGGCGACCATCCTGCGAGTGAAGGCCTTCCACCGGGTGCCCCACAACCTGGTGGCCTCCACGGCGGTGTCGGACGTGCTGGTGGCGGCCCTGGTGATGCCGCTGAGCCTGGTGAAGGAGCTGTCGGccgggcggcggtggcggctGGGCCGTGAGCTGTGCCTCGTGTGGGTGTGCTTCGACGTGCTGTGCTGCACGGCCAGCATCTGGAACGTGACGGCCATCGCCCTGGACCGCTACTGGTTCATCACCCGGCAGCTGCAGTACACGCTGCTCGCCCGCCGCCGCATCTCCAATGTCATGATCGCTCTCACCTGGCTGCTCTCCGCCGCCATCTCCCTCGCCccgctgctgggctggggggagacCTACAGCCCCGAGCAGGAGCGCTGCCAGGTCAGCCAGGACCCGTCCTACACCATCGTCTCCACGGGCGGCGCGTTCTACCTGCCCCTCTGCGTGGTGCTCTTCGTCTACTGGAAGATCTACAAGGCGTCCAAGTTCCACATGGGGGGCCGCAGGAGGAACGCCGTGGTGCCGCTGCCGGAG GTGAAGGAAGCTTCGCAGGAACCACAGATGGTGTTTACAGCTCGTCGTGCAGCTATCACTTTCCAGACAGATGGAGAAACGTggagagaacagaaagagaaaaaggcagcTCTGATGGTTGGCATCTTAATTGGAGTTTTTGTACTGTGCTGGATCCCTTTCTTCATCACAGCATTAATAAGTCCTCTCTGTTCCTGCAATATCCCACCCGTCTGGAAAAGCATCTTTCTTTGGCTTGGCTACTCAAATTCTTTCTTTAATCCTCTCATTTATACAGCATTTAACAAAAATTACAACAATGCCTTCAAGAACCTTTTTGTAAAGCAGAGATAA